In Psychrobacter immobilis, a single genomic region encodes these proteins:
- the nrdA gene encoding class 1a ribonucleoside-diphosphate reductase subunit alpha → MTHIDKIKVTKRDGRLELIDLDKIHKVIEWAAHNLDNVSVSQVELKSHIQFYEGIKTRDIHETIIKSAADLISEDTPDYQYLAARLAIFHLRKIAYNKFTPPHLYDHVKKLTDAGKYDQHILADYSRAEFDELEAYLDHWRDMNLAYAAVEQMAGKYLVQDRVNKTVFESPQFLYMLVGMCLFSRYDKSDRLDYVKRFYDATSQFKISLPTPIMAGVRTPSRQFSSCVLIECGDSLDSINATTSAIVRYVSQRAGIGINAGRIRALGSPIRGGEAQHTGCIPFYKLFQTAVKCCSQGGVRGGAATLFYPLWHLEVESLLVLKNNRGVEDNRVRHMDYGVQLNKTMYTRLIKGQDISLFSPGDTPGLYDAFFEDQDKFEELYTKYENDPSIRSRQIPAADLFSLMMQERASTGRIYIQNVDHCNTHSPFDPTVAPIRQSNLCMEIALPTKPLDNINDEEGEIALCTLSAVNLGKVDNVSDIEEPAELIVRALDALLDYQDYPVKAAQNGSMRRRTLGVGVINYAYYLAKNGVRYSDDSALGLTHQTFEALQFYLLKASNKLAKEQGACPAFNETTYSQGILPIDTYKKDLDKICQEPLHLDWETLRTEITTHGLRNSTLTALMPSETSSQIANATNGIEPPRGLVSIKASKDGILKQVVPEIDKLKNQYELLWQMPNNDGYLRLVAVMQKFVDQSISANTNYDPVRYEGGRVPMKILLKDLLNAYKLGVKTLYYHNTRDGANDAQADMEDDCAGGACKI, encoded by the coding sequence ATGACACACATCGACAAAATCAAAGTGACCAAACGTGACGGACGATTAGAGCTTATTGATTTGGATAAAATTCATAAGGTAATCGAGTGGGCAGCTCACAATTTGGATAATGTGTCTGTGTCGCAAGTTGAGCTAAAGTCGCACATTCAGTTTTATGAAGGTATCAAGACTCGCGATATTCACGAGACCATCATCAAGTCAGCAGCAGATCTTATCTCTGAAGATACGCCTGATTATCAGTATTTGGCTGCGCGTTTGGCGATTTTCCATCTGCGTAAAATTGCTTACAATAAATTCACCCCGCCGCACCTTTATGATCATGTCAAAAAACTGACCGACGCTGGTAAATACGATCAGCATATCCTAGCTGATTATAGCCGTGCTGAGTTTGATGAATTAGAAGCATATCTTGATCACTGGCGCGATATGAACCTTGCTTATGCCGCTGTTGAGCAAATGGCAGGTAAATACCTCGTCCAAGACCGTGTCAACAAGACCGTCTTTGAAAGCCCGCAGTTCTTGTACATGCTGGTTGGTATGTGTTTGTTTAGCCGTTATGACAAATCAGATCGTTTGGACTACGTAAAGCGTTTTTACGATGCGACGTCGCAATTCAAAATCTCGCTACCAACACCTATTATGGCAGGAGTGCGTACCCCATCGCGTCAGTTTAGCTCATGCGTATTGATCGAATGTGGTGATAGCCTAGATTCTATCAACGCGACCACCAGCGCCATCGTACGCTATGTGTCACAGCGTGCTGGTATCGGCATCAACGCGGGTCGCATCCGCGCCCTTGGTAGCCCTATTCGTGGCGGCGAAGCACAGCATACCGGTTGTATCCCATTCTATAAACTGTTTCAGACAGCTGTTAAATGCTGCTCACAAGGCGGCGTCCGTGGCGGTGCAGCGACGTTGTTTTACCCATTGTGGCATTTAGAAGTTGAGTCATTATTGGTACTTAAAAACAACCGCGGCGTGGAAGACAACCGTGTGCGTCATATGGATTACGGCGTACAGCTAAATAAAACGATGTACACGCGCCTCATCAAAGGTCAAGACATCTCGCTATTCTCACCAGGTGACACGCCGGGCTTGTATGATGCGTTCTTTGAAGATCAAGACAAATTCGAAGAGCTATACACCAAGTACGAAAATGACCCAAGCATTCGTAGCCGTCAAATCCCAGCCGCTGATTTGTTCAGCCTAATGATGCAAGAACGTGCGAGCACGGGTCGTATCTACATCCAAAACGTCGATCATTGCAATACGCATAGCCCATTTGACCCAACGGTTGCGCCGATTCGTCAGTCAAACCTATGTATGGAAATTGCCCTACCGACCAAGCCACTTGATAATATCAATGACGAAGAAGGCGAAATCGCGCTTTGTACGCTATCAGCGGTCAACTTGGGTAAAGTCGACAACGTCAGCGACATCGAAGAACCAGCTGAGCTAATCGTCCGTGCGCTTGATGCCCTGCTTGATTATCAAGACTATCCAGTTAAAGCGGCTCAAAATGGCAGCATGCGTCGTCGTACACTCGGTGTGGGCGTTATTAACTATGCGTATTACCTTGCTAAGAATGGCGTGCGCTATTCAGACGACTCAGCATTGGGTCTCACCCATCAAACATTTGAAGCGTTGCAATTTTATCTCTTGAAAGCGTCAAACAAATTGGCAAAAGAGCAAGGCGCTTGCCCTGCGTTCAATGAGACGACGTACTCGCAAGGTATCTTGCCGATTGATACGTACAAAAAAGATTTGGATAAAATCTGCCAAGAGCCGCTACATCTCGATTGGGAAACCCTACGTACTGAAATCACCACTCACGGTCTGCGCAACTCTACCCTAACCGCCTTGATGCCGTCTGAGACCTCTAGTCAGATCGCCAACGCGACCAACGGTATCGAGCCACCACGTGGTTTGGTGTCTATCAAAGCGTCAAAGGACGGCATCCTAAAGCAAGTCGTGCCTGAGATTGATAAGCTAAAAAATCAGTATGAGCTACTATGGCAAATGCCAAACAATGACGGTTACCTACGGCTGGTCGCTGTCATGCAGAAATTCGTCGATCAAAGTATCTCTGCCAATACCAACTACGATCCCGTTCGTTATGAAGGCGGTCGTGTACCAATGAAGATATTGCTTAAGGATTTACTAAACGCGTATAAGCTTGGCGTGAAGACGTTGTATTATCACAACACCCGTGATGGTGCGAACGATGCCCAAGCGGATATGGAAGATGATTGTGCTGGCGGTGCATGTAAGATTTAG